A portion of the Clupea harengus chromosome 18, Ch_v2.0.2, whole genome shotgun sequence genome contains these proteins:
- the LOC105899558 gene encoding myosin heavy chain, fast skeletal muscle-like isoform X2 — translation MGDGDMATYGKAAIYLRKPEKERLEAQTLPFDAKTACYVVDKEELYLKAKIKSKDGGKVTVELLESKEERVLKEEDVHPMNPPKFDKIEDMAMMTHLNEASVLYNLKERYAAWMIYTYSGLFCATVNPYKWLPVYDQEVVEAYRGKKRMEAPPHIFSVSDNAYQFMLQDRENQSVLITGESGAGKTVNTKRVIQYFATIAVSSGKKAEVVPGKMQGSLEDQIIAANPLLEAYGNAKTVRNDNSSRFGKFIRIHFGTTGKLAKADIETYLLEKSRVTFQLPDERGYHIFFQMMTNHKPEIIEMCLITTNPYDFPMCSQGQIAVASIDDKEELDATDDAIDILGFTAEEKVTIYKLTGAVLHHGNLKFKQKQREEQAEPDGTEDADKVAYLLGLNSADMLKALCYPRVKVGTEYVTKGQTVPQVNNSVSALSKSIYERMFLWMVIRINQMLDTKQSSQFYIGVLDIAGFEIFDYNSMEQLCINFTNEKLQQFFNHTMFVLEQEEYKKEGIVWAFIDFGMDLAACIELIERPMGIFAILEEECIVPKASDVTFKDKLYAQHLGKTAAFAKPKLTKGKPEAHFSMAHYAGVVDYNVTGWLDKNKDPLNDTVVQLYQKSSVKLLPVLYPPVVEETGGAKKGGKKKGGSMQTVSSQFRENLGKLMTNLRATHPHFVRCLIPNEIKKPGYMQNFLVIHQLRCNGVLEGIRICRKGFPSRIMYADFKQRYKVLNASVIPEGQFIDNKKAAEKLLGSIDVNHDEYKFGHTKVFFKAGLLGTLEEMRDEKLVTLVTMTQALCRAYLMRREFVAMMERRDAIFTIQMNVRSFINVKHWPWMKVYYKIKPLLQSAETEKELVALKEEHAKLKDMFAKVDARKKDLEEKMVSIVQERNDLNLQMSSSNETLNDAEERCEGLIKSKIQLEAKLKETTERLEDEEEINAELTAKKRKLEDECSELKKDIDDLELTLAKVEKEKHATENKVKNLTEEMASQDESIAKLTKEKKALQEAHQQTLDDLQAEEDKVNTLTKAKTKLEQQVDDLEGSLEQEKKLRMDLERAKRKLEGDLKLSQENVMDLENDKQQSDEKLKKKDFETSQLLSKIEDEQSLGAQLQKKIKELQARIEELEEEIEAERAARAKVEKQRADLARELEEISERLEEAGGATAAQIEMNKKREAEFQKLRRDLEESTLQHEATAAALRKKQADSVAELGEQIDNLQRVKQKLEKEKSEYKMEIDDLSSNMEGVAKAKGNLEKMCRTLEDQLSEIKAKSDEGACQVNDLSAQRARLTTENGELGRQVEEKDALVSQLSRSKQAFTQQIEELKRLNEEEVKAKNALAHAVQSARHDCDLLREQFEEEQEAKAELQRGMSKANSEVAQWRSKYETDAIQRTEELEESKKKLAQRLQEAEEQIEAINSKCASLDKTKQRLQGEVEDLMVDVERANGLAANLDKKQRNFDKVLAEWKQKYEEGQAELEGAQKEARSLSTELFKMKNSYEEALDQLETLKRENKNLQQEISDLTEQLGETGKSIHELEKAKKTVETEKAEIQTALEEAEGTLEHEESKILRVQLELNQVKGEVDRKLAEKDEEMEQIKRNSQRVTDSMQSTLDSEVRSRNDALRIKKKMEGDLNEMEIQLSHANRQAAESQKSLRTVQGQLKDAQLHLDDAVRGQEDMKEQAAMVERRNGLMVAEIEELRAALEQTERGRKVAEQELRNRPILTCPSAGRCSMSWRRLRSVLTLLSPKSTSSGPRAAMAERAKRLQNKLSESMSLSSGLKILVNVTTLTMYIP, via the exons ATGGGGGACGGCGACATGGCCACTTATGGCAAGGCTGCCATTTACCTCCGTAAGCCTGAGAAGGAGAGACTTGAGGCCCAAACCCTGCCCTTTGATGCAAAGACAGCTTGTTATGTAGTTGACAAGGAGGAGTTGTACCTGAAGGCTAAAATCAAGAGTAAAGATGGTGGCAAAGTCACTGTTGAACTGCTTGAATCCAAGGAG GAAAGAGTTCTTAAGGAGGAGGATGTCCACCCCATGAATCCTCCCAAGTTTGACAAGATTGAGGACATGGCCATGATGACCCACCTCAATGAAGCCTCTGTCCTGTATAACCTCAAAGAGCGTTACGCAGCATGGATGATCTAC ACCTACTCTGGACTTTTCTGTGCCACTGTGAACCCCTACAAGTGGCTCCCTGTGTATGACCAAGAAGTGGTGGAGGCCTACAGAGGCAAGAAGCGTATGGAGGCCCCACcccacattttctctgtctctgacaatgCTTATCAGTTTATGCTCCAAG acagggagaaccAGTCTGTTCTGATTAC cGGAGAATCTGGTGCTGGCAAGACTGTGAACACCAAACGTGTCATCCAGTACTTTGCAACAATTGCAGTCAGTAGTGGAAAAAAGGCAGAGGTAGTACCTGGAAAGATGCAG gGCTCTCTTGAAGACCAGATTATTGCTGCCAACCCACTGTTGGAGGCTTATGGTAATGCCAAGACTGTGAGGAATGACAACTCTTCCCGTTTT GGAAAATTCATCAGAATTCACTTTGGCACAACTGGAAAACTGGCTAAAGCTGATATTGAGACTT ACCTGCTGGAAAAGTCTAGAGTGACATTCCAGCTTCCTGATGAGAGAGGCTACCACATCTTCTTCCAGATGATGACCAACCACAAGCCTGAGATTATTG AAATGTGCCTCATCACAACCAACCCCTATGACTTCCCCATGTGCAGTCAGGGTCAGATTGCTGTGGCCAGCATTGATGACAAAGAAGAGTTGGACGCCACAGAT GATGCCATTGACATCCTGGGTTTCACTGCAGAGGAGAAAGTCACCATTTACAAACTGACTGGTGCTGTGCTCCATCATGGCAATTTGAAATTCAAGCAGAAGCAGCGTGAGGAGCAGGCTGAGCCTGATGGCACTGAGG ATGCTGACAAAGTCGCTTACCTCCTGGGCCTGAACTCTGCTGATATGCTGAAGGCTCTGTGCTACCCAAGGGTGAAAGTCGGAACTGAGTATGTCACCAAGGGTCAGACTGTGCCACAG GTCAACAACTCAGTGTCAGCCTTGTCCAAGTCTATCTATGAGAGGATGTTCTTGTGGATGGTCATTCGTATCAACCAGATGCTGGACACCAAGCAGTCAAGTCAGTTCTACATTGGTGTGCTGGACATTGCTGGATTTGAGATTTTCGAT TACAACAGCATGGAGCAGCTGTGTATCAACTTCACCAATGAAAAACTGCAACAGTTCTTCAACCACACCATGTTTGTCCTGGAGCAAGAGGAGTACAAGAAAGAGGGCATTGTTTGGGCGTTCATTGACTTTGGCATGGACTTGGCTGCCTGCATTGAGCTGATTGAAAGG CCCATGGGTATTTTTGCCATCCTTGAAGAGGAGTGCATTGTCCCCAAGGCCTCTGACGTCACTTTCAAGGACAAGCTGTATGCCCAGCATCTTGGAAAGACCGCAGCCTTTGCAAAGCCCAAGCTTACCAAAGGCAAGCCTGAGGCTCACTTTTCCATGGCGCACTATGCCGGCGTCGTGGACTACAATGTTACTGGATGGTTGGACAAGAACAAGGATCCACTGAACGACACTGTTGTGCAGCTGTACCAGAAGTCATCAGTCAAACTTTTGCCTGTCCTGTACCCACCTGTAGTTGAGG AGACTGGTGGTGCTAAGAAGGGTGGTAAGAAGAAGGGTGGCTCCATGCAGACTGTGTCCTCACAGTTCAGG GAGAACTTGGGGAAACTGATGACCAACCTGAGGGCCACCCATCCTCACTTTGTGCGTTGTCTGATTCCAAATGAAATTAAGAAACCAG GTTATATGCAGAACTTCCTGGTCATCCACCAGCTCAGGTGTAATGGTGTACTGGAGGGTATCAGAATCTGTAGAAAGGGTTTCCCAAGCAGAATCATGTATGCTGACTTCAAGCAGAG ATACAAAGTACTGAATGCCAGTGTTATTCCTGAGGGTCAGTTCATTGATAACAAGAAGGCTGCTGAGAAGCTCTTGGGATCCATCGATGTTAATCACGATGAGTacaagtttggacacactaag GTGTTCTTCAAAGCTGGTCTGCTTGGTACCCTTGAGGAGATGCGAGATGAGAAACTGGTTACCCTGGTCACAATGACTCAGGCTCTGTGCCGTGCATACCTGATGAGGAGGGAGTTTGTCGCGATGATGGAAAGGAG AGATGCAATCTTCACTATCCAGATGAATGTCCGCTCATTCATTAATGTGAAGCACTGGCCATGGATGAAGGTGTACTACAAGATCAAGCCTCTGCTTCAGAGTGCTGAAACTGAGAAGGAGCTGGTTGCCCTGAAGGAGGAACATGCAAAACTCAAAGACATGTTTGCAAAGGTTGATGCCAGGAAGAAGGACCTTGAGGAGAAGATGGTGTCTATTGTGCAAGAGAGGAATGACCTGAATCTGCAAATGTCATCT AGCAATGAGACTCTCAACGATGctgaggagaggtgtgagggTCTGATCAAGAGTAAGATCCAGCTGGAGGCCAAACTCAAGGAGACAACCGAGAGactggaggatgaagaggaaatcAATGCTGAGCTGACtgccaagaagaggaaactggagGATGAGTGCTCTGAGCTCAAGAAGGACATTGATGATCTGGAGCTGACCTTGGCcaaagtggagaaggagaaacatgccactgagaacaag GTCAAGAACCTGACAGAGGAGATGGCCTCTCAGGATGAGTCCATTGCTAAGCtgacaaaagagaagaaagcccTCCAAGAGGCCCATCAGCAGACTCTTGATGATCTTcaggcagaggaagacaaagtcAACACTCTGACCAAGGCCAAGACTAAGCTTGAACAGCAAGTGGATGAT CTTGAGGGTTCCCTGGAGCAAGAAAAGAAGCTCCGCATGGACCTTGAGAGAGCCAAGAGAAAGCTTGAGGGTGACCTGAAACTGTCCCAGGAGAATGTCATGGATCTGGAGAATGACAAGCAGCAGTCTGATGAGAAGCTGAAGAA GAAGGACTTTGAAACAAGCCAGCTCCTTAGCAAGATTGAGGATGAACAATCATTGGGTGCTCAGCTCCAGAAAAAGATCAAGGAGCTTCAG GCCCGCATTGAAGAATTGGAAGAAGAGATTGAGGCTGAGCGTGCAGCTCGTGCTAAGGTTGAGAAGCAGAGAGCTGATCTCGCCAGGGAACTTGAGGAGATCAGTGAGAGGCTTGAGGAGGCTGGTGGTGCCACTGCTGCTCAAATTGAGATGAACAAGAAGCGTGAGGCTGAGTTCCAGAAGCTGCGTCGTGACCTTGAAGAGTCCACTCTGCAGCATGAAGCCACTGCTGCAGCTCTGCGTAAGAAGCAGGCTGATAGCGTGGCCGAGCTGGGAGAGCAGATCGACAACCTCCAGCGTGTCAAGCAGAAgcttgagaaggagaagagtgaataCAAGATGGAGATTGATGATCTTTCCAGCAACATGGAGGGAGTCGCTAAAGCTAAG GGAAATCTTGAGAAGATGTGCCGTACTCTTGAGGACCAACTCAGTGAAATCAAGGCCAAGAGTGATGAGGGTGCGTGCCAGGTCAACGACCTCAGTGCTCAGAGAGCAAGACTAACGACTGAAAATGGTGAACTCGGCCGCCAGGTTGAGGAGAAAGATGCTCTTGTGTCTCAGCTGAGTAGAAGcaaacaggctttcactcagCAAATTGAGGAGCTGAAGAGGCTAAATGAGGAGGAAGTCAAG GCCAAGAATGCCCTGGCCCACGCTGTTCAGTCTGCACGCCACGACTGCGACCTTCTGAGGGAGCAgtttgaggaggagcaggaggcaaaGGCTGAGCTGCAGCGTGGCATGTCCAAGGCCAACAGCGAGGTTGCTCAGTGGAGGTCCAAGTATGAAACTGATGCCATCCAGCGCACTGAAGAGCTTGAGGAGTCCAA GAAAAAGCTTGCCCAGCGTCTACAGGAGGCTGAGGAACAAATTGAGGCTATCAACTCCAAGTGTGCTTCTCTGGATAAAACCAAGCAGAGACTCCAGGGTGAGGTTGAGGACCTCATGGTGGATGTGGAGAGAGCCAATGGTCTGGCTGCCAACCTTGACAAGAAGCAGAGAAACTTTGACAAG GTCTTGGCAGAATGGAAGCAGAAATATGAGGAGGGTCAGGCAGAGCTGGAGGGTGCCCAGAAAGAGGCTCGCTCTCTCAGCACTGAGCTGTTCAAGATGAAGAACTCCTATGAGGAGGCTCTTGACCAACTGGAGACTCttaagagggagaacaagaatCTCCAAC AGGAGATCTCTGACCTGACggagcagcttggtgagactGGAAAGAGCATTCATGAGCTGGAGAAGGCCAAGAAGACTGTCGAGACTGAGAAGGCTGAGATCCAGACTGCCCTGGAAGAGGCTGAg GGAACTCTTGAGCATGAGGAGTCCAAGATTCTCCGTGTCCAGCTTGAGCTGAACCAGGTCAAGGGTGAGGTTGACCGCAAGCTtgcagagaaggatgaggagatggagcagaTTAAGAGGAATAGCCAGAGGGTGACTGACTCCATGCAGAGCACCCTGGACTCTGAGGTCAGGAGCAGGAATGATGCCCTGAGAatcaagaagaagatggagggagaccttAATGAGATGGAGATTCAGCTGAGCCACGCCAACCGCCAGGCTGCTGAGTCCCAGAAAAGTCTGAGGACCGTCCAGGGTCAGCTCAAG GATGCTCAACTGCAccttgatgatgctgtcagaggacaggaagacatgAAGGAGCAGGCTGCCATGGTTGAGCGCAGGAACGGCCTCATGGTGGCTGAGATTGAGGAGCTTAGAGCTGCcctggagcagacagagagaggccgcAAAGTGGCTGAGCAGGAGCT GAGGAACAGGCCAATACTCACCTGTCCAAGTGCAGGAAGGTGCAgcatgagctggaggaggctgaggagcgtGCTGACATTGCTGAGTCCCAAGTCAACAAGCTCAGGGCCAAGGGCCGCGATGGCGGAAAG GGCAAAGAGGCTGCAGAATAAACTCTCTGAATCCATGTCACTTTCATCTGGATTAAAAATCCTGGTTAATGTGACTACTCTAACAATGTATATTCcctaa
- the LOC105899558 gene encoding myosin heavy chain, fast skeletal muscle-like isoform X1, whose protein sequence is MGDGDMATYGKAAIYLRKPEKERLEAQTLPFDAKTACYVVDKEELYLKAKIKSKDGGKVTVELLESKEERVLKEEDVHPMNPPKFDKIEDMAMMTHLNEASVLYNLKERYAAWMIYTYSGLFCATVNPYKWLPVYDQEVVEAYRGKKRMEAPPHIFSVSDNAYQFMLQDRENQSVLITGESGAGKTVNTKRVIQYFATIAVSSGKKAEVVPGKMQGSLEDQIIAANPLLEAYGNAKTVRNDNSSRFGKFIRIHFGTTGKLAKADIETYLLEKSRVTFQLPDERGYHIFFQMMTNHKPEIIEMCLITTNPYDFPMCSQGQIAVASIDDKEELDATDDAIDILGFTAEEKVTIYKLTGAVLHHGNLKFKQKQREEQAEPDGTEDADKVAYLLGLNSADMLKALCYPRVKVGTEYVTKGQTVPQVNNSVSALSKSIYERMFLWMVIRINQMLDTKQSSQFYIGVLDIAGFEIFDYNSMEQLCINFTNEKLQQFFNHTMFVLEQEEYKKEGIVWAFIDFGMDLAACIELIERPMGIFAILEEECIVPKASDVTFKDKLYAQHLGKTAAFAKPKLTKGKPEAHFSMAHYAGVVDYNVTGWLDKNKDPLNDTVVQLYQKSSVKLLPVLYPPVVEETGGAKKGGKKKGGSMQTVSSQFRENLGKLMTNLRATHPHFVRCLIPNEIKKPGYMQNFLVIHQLRCNGVLEGIRICRKGFPSRIMYADFKQRYKVLNASVIPEGQFIDNKKAAEKLLGSIDVNHDEYKFGHTKVFFKAGLLGTLEEMRDEKLVTLVTMTQALCRAYLMRREFVAMMERRDAIFTIQMNVRSFINVKHWPWMKVYYKIKPLLQSAETEKELVALKEEHAKLKDMFAKVDARKKDLEEKMVSIVQERNDLNLQMSSSNETLNDAEERCEGLIKSKIQLEAKLKETTERLEDEEEINAELTAKKRKLEDECSELKKDIDDLELTLAKVEKEKHATENKVKNLTEEMASQDESIAKLTKEKKALQEAHQQTLDDLQAEEDKVNTLTKAKTKLEQQVDDLEGSLEQEKKLRMDLERAKRKLEGDLKLSQENVMDLENDKQQSDEKLKKKDFETSQLLSKIEDEQSLGAQLQKKIKELQARIEELEEEIEAERAARAKVEKQRADLARELEEISERLEEAGGATAAQIEMNKKREAEFQKLRRDLEESTLQHEATAAALRKKQADSVAELGEQIDNLQRVKQKLEKEKSEYKMEIDDLSSNMEGVAKAKGNLEKMCRTLEDQLSEIKAKSDEGACQVNDLSAQRARLTTENGELGRQVEEKDALVSQLSRSKQAFTQQIEELKRLNEEEVKAKNALAHAVQSARHDCDLLREQFEEEQEAKAELQRGMSKANSEVAQWRSKYETDAIQRTEELEESKKKLAQRLQEAEEQIEAINSKCASLDKTKQRLQGEVEDLMVDVERANGLAANLDKKQRNFDKVLAEWKQKYEEGQAELEGAQKEARSLSTELFKMKNSYEEALDQLETLKRENKNLQQEISDLTEQLGETGKSIHELEKAKKTVETEKAEIQTALEEAEGTLEHEESKILRVQLELNQVKGEVDRKLAEKDEEMEQIKRNSQRVTDSMQSTLDSEVRSRNDALRIKKKMEGDLNEMEIQLSHANRQAAESQKSLRTVQGQLKDAQLHLDDAVRGQEDMKEQAAMVERRNGLMVAEIEELRAALEQTERGRKVAEQELCDASERLGLLHSQNTSLLNTKKKLETDFLQVQGEVDDIVQEARNAEDKAKKAITDAAMMAEELKKEQDTSSHLERMKKNLEVSVKDLQHRLDEAENLAMKGGKKQLQKLESRVRELEGEVEGEQRRGVDAVKGVRKYERRVKELTYQTEEDKKNVTRLQDLVDKLQLKVKAYKRQAEDAEEQANTHLSKCRKVQHELEEAEERADIAESQVNKLRAKGRDGGKGKEAAE, encoded by the exons ATGGGGGACGGCGACATGGCCACTTATGGCAAGGCTGCCATTTACCTCCGTAAGCCTGAGAAGGAGAGACTTGAGGCCCAAACCCTGCCCTTTGATGCAAAGACAGCTTGTTATGTAGTTGACAAGGAGGAGTTGTACCTGAAGGCTAAAATCAAGAGTAAAGATGGTGGCAAAGTCACTGTTGAACTGCTTGAATCCAAGGAG GAAAGAGTTCTTAAGGAGGAGGATGTCCACCCCATGAATCCTCCCAAGTTTGACAAGATTGAGGACATGGCCATGATGACCCACCTCAATGAAGCCTCTGTCCTGTATAACCTCAAAGAGCGTTACGCAGCATGGATGATCTAC ACCTACTCTGGACTTTTCTGTGCCACTGTGAACCCCTACAAGTGGCTCCCTGTGTATGACCAAGAAGTGGTGGAGGCCTACAGAGGCAAGAAGCGTATGGAGGCCCCACcccacattttctctgtctctgacaatgCTTATCAGTTTATGCTCCAAG acagggagaaccAGTCTGTTCTGATTAC cGGAGAATCTGGTGCTGGCAAGACTGTGAACACCAAACGTGTCATCCAGTACTTTGCAACAATTGCAGTCAGTAGTGGAAAAAAGGCAGAGGTAGTACCTGGAAAGATGCAG gGCTCTCTTGAAGACCAGATTATTGCTGCCAACCCACTGTTGGAGGCTTATGGTAATGCCAAGACTGTGAGGAATGACAACTCTTCCCGTTTT GGAAAATTCATCAGAATTCACTTTGGCACAACTGGAAAACTGGCTAAAGCTGATATTGAGACTT ACCTGCTGGAAAAGTCTAGAGTGACATTCCAGCTTCCTGATGAGAGAGGCTACCACATCTTCTTCCAGATGATGACCAACCACAAGCCTGAGATTATTG AAATGTGCCTCATCACAACCAACCCCTATGACTTCCCCATGTGCAGTCAGGGTCAGATTGCTGTGGCCAGCATTGATGACAAAGAAGAGTTGGACGCCACAGAT GATGCCATTGACATCCTGGGTTTCACTGCAGAGGAGAAAGTCACCATTTACAAACTGACTGGTGCTGTGCTCCATCATGGCAATTTGAAATTCAAGCAGAAGCAGCGTGAGGAGCAGGCTGAGCCTGATGGCACTGAGG ATGCTGACAAAGTCGCTTACCTCCTGGGCCTGAACTCTGCTGATATGCTGAAGGCTCTGTGCTACCCAAGGGTGAAAGTCGGAACTGAGTATGTCACCAAGGGTCAGACTGTGCCACAG GTCAACAACTCAGTGTCAGCCTTGTCCAAGTCTATCTATGAGAGGATGTTCTTGTGGATGGTCATTCGTATCAACCAGATGCTGGACACCAAGCAGTCAAGTCAGTTCTACATTGGTGTGCTGGACATTGCTGGATTTGAGATTTTCGAT TACAACAGCATGGAGCAGCTGTGTATCAACTTCACCAATGAAAAACTGCAACAGTTCTTCAACCACACCATGTTTGTCCTGGAGCAAGAGGAGTACAAGAAAGAGGGCATTGTTTGGGCGTTCATTGACTTTGGCATGGACTTGGCTGCCTGCATTGAGCTGATTGAAAGG CCCATGGGTATTTTTGCCATCCTTGAAGAGGAGTGCATTGTCCCCAAGGCCTCTGACGTCACTTTCAAGGACAAGCTGTATGCCCAGCATCTTGGAAAGACCGCAGCCTTTGCAAAGCCCAAGCTTACCAAAGGCAAGCCTGAGGCTCACTTTTCCATGGCGCACTATGCCGGCGTCGTGGACTACAATGTTACTGGATGGTTGGACAAGAACAAGGATCCACTGAACGACACTGTTGTGCAGCTGTACCAGAAGTCATCAGTCAAACTTTTGCCTGTCCTGTACCCACCTGTAGTTGAGG AGACTGGTGGTGCTAAGAAGGGTGGTAAGAAGAAGGGTGGCTCCATGCAGACTGTGTCCTCACAGTTCAGG GAGAACTTGGGGAAACTGATGACCAACCTGAGGGCCACCCATCCTCACTTTGTGCGTTGTCTGATTCCAAATGAAATTAAGAAACCAG GTTATATGCAGAACTTCCTGGTCATCCACCAGCTCAGGTGTAATGGTGTACTGGAGGGTATCAGAATCTGTAGAAAGGGTTTCCCAAGCAGAATCATGTATGCTGACTTCAAGCAGAG ATACAAAGTACTGAATGCCAGTGTTATTCCTGAGGGTCAGTTCATTGATAACAAGAAGGCTGCTGAGAAGCTCTTGGGATCCATCGATGTTAATCACGATGAGTacaagtttggacacactaag GTGTTCTTCAAAGCTGGTCTGCTTGGTACCCTTGAGGAGATGCGAGATGAGAAACTGGTTACCCTGGTCACAATGACTCAGGCTCTGTGCCGTGCATACCTGATGAGGAGGGAGTTTGTCGCGATGATGGAAAGGAG AGATGCAATCTTCACTATCCAGATGAATGTCCGCTCATTCATTAATGTGAAGCACTGGCCATGGATGAAGGTGTACTACAAGATCAAGCCTCTGCTTCAGAGTGCTGAAACTGAGAAGGAGCTGGTTGCCCTGAAGGAGGAACATGCAAAACTCAAAGACATGTTTGCAAAGGTTGATGCCAGGAAGAAGGACCTTGAGGAGAAGATGGTGTCTATTGTGCAAGAGAGGAATGACCTGAATCTGCAAATGTCATCT AGCAATGAGACTCTCAACGATGctgaggagaggtgtgagggTCTGATCAAGAGTAAGATCCAGCTGGAGGCCAAACTCAAGGAGACAACCGAGAGactggaggatgaagaggaaatcAATGCTGAGCTGACtgccaagaagaggaaactggagGATGAGTGCTCTGAGCTCAAGAAGGACATTGATGATCTGGAGCTGACCTTGGCcaaagtggagaaggagaaacatgccactgagaacaag GTCAAGAACCTGACAGAGGAGATGGCCTCTCAGGATGAGTCCATTGCTAAGCtgacaaaagagaagaaagcccTCCAAGAGGCCCATCAGCAGACTCTTGATGATCTTcaggcagaggaagacaaagtcAACACTCTGACCAAGGCCAAGACTAAGCTTGAACAGCAAGTGGATGAT CTTGAGGGTTCCCTGGAGCAAGAAAAGAAGCTCCGCATGGACCTTGAGAGAGCCAAGAGAAAGCTTGAGGGTGACCTGAAACTGTCCCAGGAGAATGTCATGGATCTGGAGAATGACAAGCAGCAGTCTGATGAGAAGCTGAAGAA GAAGGACTTTGAAACAAGCCAGCTCCTTAGCAAGATTGAGGATGAACAATCATTGGGTGCTCAGCTCCAGAAAAAGATCAAGGAGCTTCAG GCCCGCATTGAAGAATTGGAAGAAGAGATTGAGGCTGAGCGTGCAGCTCGTGCTAAGGTTGAGAAGCAGAGAGCTGATCTCGCCAGGGAACTTGAGGAGATCAGTGAGAGGCTTGAGGAGGCTGGTGGTGCCACTGCTGCTCAAATTGAGATGAACAAGAAGCGTGAGGCTGAGTTCCAGAAGCTGCGTCGTGACCTTGAAGAGTCCACTCTGCAGCATGAAGCCACTGCTGCAGCTCTGCGTAAGAAGCAGGCTGATAGCGTGGCCGAGCTGGGAGAGCAGATCGACAACCTCCAGCGTGTCAAGCAGAAgcttgagaaggagaagagtgaataCAAGATGGAGATTGATGATCTTTCCAGCAACATGGAGGGAGTCGCTAAAGCTAAG GGAAATCTTGAGAAGATGTGCCGTACTCTTGAGGACCAACTCAGTGAAATCAAGGCCAAGAGTGATGAGGGTGCGTGCCAGGTCAACGACCTCAGTGCTCAGAGAGCAAGACTAACGACTGAAAATGGTGAACTCGGCCGCCAGGTTGAGGAGAAAGATGCTCTTGTGTCTCAGCTGAGTAGAAGcaaacaggctttcactcagCAAATTGAGGAGCTGAAGAGGCTAAATGAGGAGGAAGTCAAG GCCAAGAATGCCCTGGCCCACGCTGTTCAGTCTGCACGCCACGACTGCGACCTTCTGAGGGAGCAgtttgaggaggagcaggaggcaaaGGCTGAGCTGCAGCGTGGCATGTCCAAGGCCAACAGCGAGGTTGCTCAGTGGAGGTCCAAGTATGAAACTGATGCCATCCAGCGCACTGAAGAGCTTGAGGAGTCCAA GAAAAAGCTTGCCCAGCGTCTACAGGAGGCTGAGGAACAAATTGAGGCTATCAACTCCAAGTGTGCTTCTCTGGATAAAACCAAGCAGAGACTCCAGGGTGAGGTTGAGGACCTCATGGTGGATGTGGAGAGAGCCAATGGTCTGGCTGCCAACCTTGACAAGAAGCAGAGAAACTTTGACAAG GTCTTGGCAGAATGGAAGCAGAAATATGAGGAGGGTCAGGCAGAGCTGGAGGGTGCCCAGAAAGAGGCTCGCTCTCTCAGCACTGAGCTGTTCAAGATGAAGAACTCCTATGAGGAGGCTCTTGACCAACTGGAGACTCttaagagggagaacaagaatCTCCAAC AGGAGATCTCTGACCTGACggagcagcttggtgagactGGAAAGAGCATTCATGAGCTGGAGAAGGCCAAGAAGACTGTCGAGACTGAGAAGGCTGAGATCCAGACTGCCCTGGAAGAGGCTGAg GGAACTCTTGAGCATGAGGAGTCCAAGATTCTCCGTGTCCAGCTTGAGCTGAACCAGGTCAAGGGTGAGGTTGACCGCAAGCTtgcagagaaggatgaggagatggagcagaTTAAGAGGAATAGCCAGAGGGTGACTGACTCCATGCAGAGCACCCTGGACTCTGAGGTCAGGAGCAGGAATGATGCCCTGAGAatcaagaagaagatggagggagaccttAATGAGATGGAGATTCAGCTGAGCCACGCCAACCGCCAGGCTGCTGAGTCCCAGAAAAGTCTGAGGACCGTCCAGGGTCAGCTCAAG GATGCTCAACTGCAccttgatgatgctgtcagaggacaggaagacatgAAGGAGCAGGCTGCCATGGTTGAGCGCAGGAACGGCCTCATGGTGGCTGAGATTGAGGAGCTTAGAGCTGCcctggagcagacagagagaggccgcAAAGTGGCTGAGCAGGAGCTGTGTGATGCCAGTGAGCGTCTTGGCCTCCTCCACTCCcag AACACCAGTCTGCTGAACACCAAGAAGAAGCTTGAGACTGACTTCCTTCAGGTCCAAGGTGAAGTTGATGACATCGTCCAGGAGGCAAGAAATGCTGAGGACAAGGCCAAGAAAGCCATCACTGAT GCTGCCATGAtggcagaggagctgaagaaggagcaggacaccagttctcatctggagaggatgaagaagaacctGGAAGTCAGCGTCAAGGATCTGCAGCACCGCCTGGATGAGGCAGAGAATCTGGCCATGAAGGGTGGCAAGAAACAGCTCCAGAAATTGGAGTCCAGG gttCGTGAACTGGAAGGTGAGGTTGAGGGTGAACAGAGACGTGGCGTTGATGCTGTCAAGGGAGTCCGCAAATACGAGAGGAGGGTGAAGGAGCTCACCTACCAG actgaggaggacaagaagaacgTCACCAGACTGCAGGATCTGGTTGACAAGCTGCAGCTGAAGGTCAAGGCCTACAAGAGGCAGGCTGAGGACGCT GAGGAACAGGCCAATACTCACCTGTCCAAGTGCAGGAAGGTGCAgcatgagctggaggaggctgaggagcgtGCTGACATTGCTGAGTCCCAAGTCAACAAGCTCAGGGCCAAGGGCCGCGATGGCGGAAAG GGCAAAGAGGCTGCAGAATAA